In Parabacteroides timonensis, the genomic stretch TAATGCTGCCACAGCAGCCTCGTGTGCAGCCACCTGGATATCATAAATATCTTTCTGACGGGTAGTGAATTTTGAGTCGGCAGGAATGGTAGACGACATATCACCGGCATAACCCATTTCTGTTTCTGCACCGGCATCCAACAGCAGCATATCGCCACTCTTAATCATATTACTATGATCATGGTTGTGCAATGTCTGGCCATTGATCGTTGCAATAATAGGGAAGGACAGTTGATAGTCGTTTGCAAAAGCCACTTCAGCAACAGCTGCTGCCACTTCGCTTTCCCGGATTCCCGGACGAACGGTACGCATTGCAGTCAAATGCATATCGGCTGTTACCGTACAAGCCTTTTCTATTTCAACGATTTCTTCGGCCGTCTTATAATTACGCTGGTTAACAACGCCCATGATAAAAGGAACGGAAGGTTGTTCTGTGCCCGGTACTATACCCAGCCATTGGAACAGTTTGATCTGATGTTCGGCACGGTAAGTAGGCAGGTAATGAACACGCTGGCTTTTCTGCTGTGCAGCTTTCAGGTATGTTTCTATTTCTTTAAACGGACGAACTTCGGTAATACCGGCAGCTTCACTCTTTTCTTTCAGGGTAGGCTGCGTACCCATCCATACGATTGCATCGATGGTCAGTTCGTCGCCGAAAATAATTTCTTTATCGTTGTCAATATCGATGATGGCAGACAATCCGGCGTAGGGAAGTCCGAAGAAATATAAGAAGGTGGAGTCCTGGCGGAAGTGGTATGTATTATCTGCATAGTTCATACCCGATTCATCATTTCCGAGGAAAAGCAACAAACCTGAACCGATAGTCTGTTTCAGTTTAGCCCTGCGGGCCATATACGTTTCTTTGCTAAACATAACTTTAGGATTTTATTTATTGCTACCAAAGATAGTAATTAATATAAACTAACAGGCATCTATTAAAAAATATTTCTTACATTGGCGTCACGAAATTAAACCTTGCATACATTATGAAGATTCAGCAGATACAAGAACTTACTGAAGCGACCGTAGCATGCGGAAGCGATAAGCTAGACTATGAAGTGCAATGCGCTTTTGCCAGCGACCTGATGAGCGATGTGCTGACGGTGGATTGTAATGAAGTAATTCTCATCACCGGACTATGCAATCTGCAAACGATCCGTACGGCCGAAATGGCAGATGTTTCCTGCATCCTTTTCGTCAGAGGGAAACGGGCGACGGACGAGATGTTGACAGTAGCGGCGGAAAACAATATGATTCTGCTGGAGACGGAACATTCCATGTATCATACAATAGGGGAGTTATACAGTTGCGGCCTTTTGCCTGTATTTTAAAGAAAGGAGAAAATCTGTATGCAATTTAGTTTTGAACTGGAAGGGGGAAACTTCTCAAAAGCCGGATACGCATCCAGCCAGATAAAGAAGGTGTTGAAGCAATTATCAATCGATTCCCGTATCATAAAAAGGATCGTTGTCGCTTTATATGAGGCGGAAGTCAACGTGGTAGCCCATGCCTGGCGCGGAAATGTATCTGCTACATTGGATGCCGACAAGATAACTCTGGTACTGAAAGACGAGGGACCCGGTATTCCTGATATATCCCAGGCTATGCAGGAAGGTTTTTCTACTGCTTCACCGGCTGTACGGGAGATGGGATTCGGTGCCGGAATGGGGCTTCCTAATATGAAGAAAAATGTGGACGAACTAACAATAGAGAGCCAGGTAGGCGTAGGAACGACTGTACGCATGATTACCTGGTTCGCAACAAAGGAGTAATGCATCATGGAGAAAACCAAATTTTATCATGCCCTGAAGATCGATAACGATCGTTGCATCGGCTGCACCCATTGTATGACGAAATGTCCTACACGGGCAGTCCGTATCCGCGATGGAAAAGCTGTGATCCGCAAAGACTGGTGTGTCGATTGCGGTGAATGCCTGAAAGCTTGTCCGACGGAAGCGATCTCTGTGGAACAGGATGACTTCCAGAAAATATTTGGTTACGAGTGCCGTGTGGCCTTGGTTCCTACGGTTTTTATCGGTCAGTTCTCGAAATATACAACAGAAGAAGAGATATTCAGTGCGCTGTATGAGCTTGGATTTACTCATGTCTATCAGGTCGAATTTACAGCCGACATGATACATCGCGAAATGCTCCGGCAAATGGAACTTGCCGAAGAGAAGCCGGTAATCAGTTCTTTCTGTCCGGCTATTGTGCGCCTGATACAGATCCGTTTCCCGGCACTGGTCGATAATATCCTGCTGGTGAAAACTCCGGTGAATGCGACGGCAACTTATTACCATCAGGTATTGACGGAAGAAGGATACGAGCCGGAGCAGATCGGCCTCTTTTACGTCACACCTTGTGCCGCCAAAATTGCAGCCCTGAAAGGGGAAGATGGATATTCTTCCACAATCAACGGGGTGATCAATATGGATACATTATATAATAAGGTATATCATATCCTACAAAACCGTTCGAAGGGCTACAAACCCGAATGTGTTCTTCCGCCGGCACTCACTAAGAAAGAAATGCGGTGGAGCCAGACAGGAGGGGAGGCTAAACACTTCTCCGGACGTTGTCTTGCCATCGATGAAATACATAATGTGATCGATTTCCTGGAACGGATGGAAACCACCAACGAGATTCGTAATGTTGACTTTCTCGAACTTCGTGCCTGCGACCGTAGCTGTGCCGGAGGTGTACTTGCCGTTGCTAACCGTTTCCTGACTTCCGAGCGGATCATGAAACGGTCGATGAAACGTGACAAGGCTCCGCTTATCTATGCCTCCGAACGTTTCGGCGCTTTGGCTTATTTGAAACAGCACATTACCATCCGTCCGCTTCAGCCTAATCCGAAACTGCTTTATGATGGCAGTATCGAAGAAGTATTGAAGAAGATGGAACAGGTGCGTCGCCTGATGTGTTACCTGCCGGGTATCGACTGCGGGGCTTGTGGAAACCCGAACTGCCAGAGCTTGGCTGAAGACATAGTACGCCATGAAGCTCAGTTCAGCGACTGTGTCTTTATGCAGCGTAACATGGAGAAGCATGGTAAACTGGATCAGGAACATGCCTTCCGTCTGATTGAAAAGACCTGGGGGAAAGATCGTTTAAATAAGGATTGTTATAAGAAAGGAGCAAAATATGAAGGTCAGTGATCTGATAAAAGAACTGGAACTTACAGTTTTCTGCGGAGAGGAGAACCTGAATACGGAGATAAAAGGTGGTTATACCAGTGATCTGTTGAGTGACGTAATGGGACATATGGAAGAGGGGATGCTGTGGATAACCATGCAAACCCATCAGAATATCGTAGCTGTCGGCACACTGAAAGATGCAGCAGCCGTGTTGGTAGTCAACGGAGCTTCACCGGATGAAGAAACATTGCAGAAGGGCAGAGAAGAAGGAATTCCCGTTTTGGGCACATCGCTTTCTGCTTTCATCGCTTCCGGTAAGATCTATCAACTCCTGCAAAAGACATGACGCTTTACCGGGCTGATTTACACATTCATACTTGCCTTTCGCCTTGCGGAAGTCTGGATATGAGTCCTACGGTCATTGTCGAAACAGCGCTTGCCCGTGGATTGGATATCATTGCCATAACCGACCATAACAGTACTTTGCAATGTTGCGAAATACAGGCCTTGGGGGCAGAAGCCGGACTGACGGTCTTTGCCGGTGCGGAAGTTTGTACCCGTGAAGAAGCACATTGTCTGGCTTTGTTCGGAACTGAAGATTCCCGGGCTACTTTTCAGGAATACCTCGACCGGCATCTTCCGCCTGTCCCGAATGATCCCGAACGTTTTGGCGATCAGGTTTGGGTGAACCGGAACGATGAAATAATGGGAGAGGCTCCGTATCTTCTGATCTCTGCACTCGATCAAAATGTAAATCAGGTAGCTGCCTTTGTCAAAAAGCTGGGCGGACTCTTTATTGCGGCGCACGTGGAGCGGCCTTCTTTTAGCCTGATCAGCCAACTGGGGTTTATCGATCCGTCATTGCCTTTAGATGCTATTGAATATACGGATGCTTCACGTTTTGCCCGTTTACAATCCGAACAGAAGTATCTTTCGAACTATACGTCGTACCCGGCTTCCGATGCTCACTACCCGGAGCAGATCGGAACTAAACCTTGTCTGATACAGGCTTCGGAACCTTTATTCGATAACCTGAAGATGGCTTACAGGAAGAGCCGGGGCCATGCAATATATTCCGCTAATCCGCTATAATAATGAATACGCTCACATTCCATATTACCGATATAGCTTCCAATAGTGTACGTGCCGGAGCAACCCGGATTCTTTTGGAGATCCGTATCGATGAAGATTCCGCAACGATCCGTATTGCCGATAATGGCTGTGGGATGGATGCCGAAACAGTCTCACGTGTTACCAGTCCGTTTTATACGACCCGTACAACCCGCAAATTCGGATTGGGAATCCCTTTCCTTATTCAGAATGCGGAGCAGACAGGCGGGAGCGTAAAGATTGTATCCCAACCAGGCGAAGGTACGGAGGTTACGGCATGTTTTAATATCTCTCATATAGACTGTCCGCCCTGGGGAGACTTGCCAGGAACCGTAGCTATGTTGATAACCGGTAATCCTGGGATCAATGTGCGTTTTATGTATAAAAAAGGAGAGCAGGAATTTGAACTGAGTACGGAAGAACTTCTAAATGTCTTTGAAGACATCCCACTCAATCATCCAAGAGTCATACTTTCAGTGAAAGAAATGATTGCTGAAAATCTGACTTGATTAGCGATGACCGGTCTTCGCTTTGTAATAGTCGAACCGTTGTATAACTTCGCGAACATAATTGAATGTTTCCGATCCACGCAGGTAACCATGCTTGCAGACCGGATCGTTATAGTATTCCGGATCGCTTTTTAGACGGATATATTCTGCCACATTATCTTCCCAGACCAACGGGTTCTTCCCGTATTTTTCCGCCAGCCGTTGTGCATCGTAAATATGTCCGATACCTGCATTGTAAGAAGCCAGTGTAAATTTGATCTTTTCCTGTGGGTCTGTTATTTCTGAAAAACCTTGACGAAACTTTCGCAGGCAGTCCACTCCGGTACGGATACCGATATCGGGATCTTTCAGTTCGTGCGGAGTAACACCAAGTGCCCGGGCTGTGTTCGGCATAATACCCATCAGACCTTCGGCACCTGCCCATGAAACAACCGAAGGATTGAAATGCGACTCCTGATAAGAAATGGAAGCGAGTAGTTGCCAATCCCATCCTATATTCTTGGAATGCTTTTTAAACAGGTCGTCGTATGGGGAGATATGTCCGTTCTTTACGGGGGGCAGATCGACGGTCAGCGGTTGTTTACTTAACTCGAAATATCGCTTCATCGCAGCTTTATAGACATGTGAACCTGATTTATCGGAGGCCCAGGCATTGATTGCTTCTGCCAGCTTCGGACTGGTTTTACGAACCAACCAGGAAGAGCGTTGCATAAAGCTGACTTTCAGTGAAACGTTGATGTTCCAGAAATAAGTCTTATTCAGGCGGGCAATGTTATCGTCGCTGATAGTGTAAGGGATCTCTCCCTGCGAAACCATCGATATCAGGTCTTCGGTGGTGATCGTGTCTTTTTCTATATCTTTTATATGGATACCACCACCCAATTCTTCATCCAGGTTTTTCAAACGTTGGAAGTATTTGGTCGCCGGCTTTACATAGATGTCTTTGCCGATAAGCTGTGTTACGTCTGTAAGGATTGTGTCGCCTTTGTTGGCACGCTGCACCAATACCTGGCTGGTTTGTTCTTCACGTCCACAATAAAGGTAGTCTTCTTTCAATTTATTGTTCACCAGGATAGGGTAAGCTACGACATCAGCTTCACCCGCTTCGAGCATTTCGATCAGCCGGGTTGCGTTTTCCGCCACTTTGATATTCAACTTTAAGCCTTCGGAACGTGCAAAGTCTTTGATCAGATCGTATTCGTATCCCATCGGTTCCATCTTATACTGGAAGTAAGAGGTGGAACTGTAAAGTGTAACGGCCGTGATCTCGCCGGCAGCCTTCAACTGAGGAAGGTCCATAGATACCAAATCGTCTTCCTTTTGCTCTTGTTGCTTATTGCCGAAACAGCTACTCAAAAGCAAAGCGATATACAAAAGGGAGACGATTTTCCTATACATTGTTATATATGTTATTCTTTCTTTTCCAGTAATACTACATTTTCCACATGATGCGTATGTGGGAACATATCTACGGGCTGTACCTTTTTTACGGCATATTTCACATCGAGCAGGCTTAAGTCGCGTGCCTGTGTTGCCGGGTTACAGCTGACATAGACGATACGCTCCGGTTCGGCAAAGAGGATGGTGTTGATTACATCATCGTGCATGCCGGCACGTGGCGGATCAGTAATAATAACATCCGGACGGCCATGTTGGTTTATGAAATCGGCTGTAAGAATATCTTTCATATCGCCTGCATAGAAGAGTGTATTTTCAATCTTATTCAGGGCTGAATTTACTTTTGCATCTTCAATGGCTTCAGGAACATATTCTATCCCAATGACTTTCTTAGCCTGGCGTGATACGAAATTAGCGATCGTACCGGTTCCTGTATATAAGTCGTACACCATTTCGTTTCCGGTCAGTCCGGCAAACTCGCGGGCTATCTTATACAGGTTATAGGCTTGTTCGCTGTTTGTCTGATAGAATGATTTTGCTCCGACTTTGAATTGAAGGCCTTCCATCTCTTCGATGATATGGTCTTTACCACGGAAAACACAAATCTCCTGATCGGTGATCGTGTCGTTACACTTTTCATTTATTACATATAATAAGGAAGTGATTTCCGGGAATTGTTCAGCGACATGGGATAATAAAGCTTCCCGGCGCTCTTTGTCTTCATGATAGAATACAACGACTACCATCAAGTCGCCAGTCGATGCTGTGCGGATCATTAATGTACGCAGGAAACCTTCCTGATTTCTCAGATCATAGAAAGGATAACCTTCGTGTGTCAGGCTATAGTTCTTAATACAAAGACGGATGCGGTTTGAAATATCATCCTGCAACCAACATTTGTTGATATCTAGCACTTTGTCGAACATTCCGGGAATATGGAAACCGACACCGTTCATGCAATCGAATGTAGCTCCGGACTTTACTTCTTCTTCCGTCAGCCACTTCTTATTGGAGAAAGTATATTCAAGTTTGTTCCGGTAGAAAGTGGTGCGTTCAGATCCCAGGATAGGGAAAATCTCTTCCATTTTTATCTTTCCGATACGAGTCAGATTGTCGATTACCTGCTTGTGTTTATACTTTAGCTGCTCCTCGTAGGGGAGATGTTGCCATTTACACCCGCCGCAAACACCGAAATGTTCACAGAAAGGGGTACTGCGTTCCGTAGAATACTCGTGGAAGTATACTGCTTTACCTTCGGCATAACTATTCTTTTTACGGGTGAGTTGGATATCGACAATATCGCCGGGAGCGACGAAAGGAACAAAAACCACTTTGTCATTCACTCGTGCAATCGCTTTACCTTCAGCGGCTACGTCTGTAATTGTTACCTTTTCCAACAAGGGTAACTGCTTCTTATTTCTTGCCAATTTTATCTGTGTTTAAAATTTTCGCCACGCAAATGTACATATTTAGCTGATATGAATACTAAGGAATGGTTATAAAACATATAAAATTAATTAACTTTCCATATCCTGTGTACTCGCAAATAGCATATATTTGCATCATTGCAATGTAGAGATAGCAAAACTGAAATCTAATAAATAAAAACAGTCTGACAACATGGAAAAGAAAAGAGTTTACACATTCGGAAATGGAAAAGCCGAAGGTAAAGCGGATATGAGAAATCTGCTGGGTGGTAAAGGTGCAAACCTTGCCGAAATGAATTTAATTGGTGTTCCGGTTCCTCCGGGATTTACAATCACTACAGATGTCTGCTCGGAATATTATGAACTGGGCCAGGAGAAAGTAGTAGAGTTACTGAAGTCGGACGTTGAAAAGGCTATCGCTAATGTAGAAACGTTGATGAACTCCAAGTTCGGAGATGTAGAAAACCCATTGTTGGTTTCTGTCCGTTCAGGAGCACGCGCTTCTATGCCGGGTATGATGGATACGATCCTTAACTTGGGATTGAACGACGAAGTAGTAGAAGGGTTGACACGTAAAACAGGCAATGCTCGTTTTGCATGGGATTCTTATCGCCGTTTTGTGCAAATGTACGGTGATGTTGTTTTGGGTATGAAACCGACCAGTAAGGAGGATATCGACCCGTTTGAAGCCATCATCGAAGAAGTAAAAGAGGCCAAAGGCGTGAAGTTGGATAACGAACTGACCGTCGACGACCTGAAAACATTGGTGGTTAAATTCAAAGCTGCCGTTAAGAAGCAAACCGGAAATGACTTCCCGACATGTGCCTACGAACAATTGTGGGGTGCTGTTTGCGCTGTATTCAACTCATGGATGAACGAACGTGCTATCCTCTATCGCCAGATGGAAGGTATTCCTGCCGAATGGGGAACAGCGGTTACTGTTCAGGCTATGGTGTTCGGTAATATGGGTGAAACTTCTGCAACAGGTGTGTGCTTCTCTCGCGATGCCGGTAATGGTGAAGACCTGTTTAATGGTGAGTATCTGATCAATGCGCAGGGTGAAGACGTTGTAGCCGGTATCCGTACTCCGCAACAGATCACAAAAATCGGTTCACAGCGTTGGGCCGAACGTGCAGGTATTCCTGAAGCAGAAAGAGTAGCTAAGTATCCTTCTATGGAAGAGGCTATGCCGGAAATCTATAAGGAATTGGATGCTTTGCAAACAAAACTGGAAAATCACTACCGTGATATGCAGGATATGGAATTTACTGTGCAGGAAGGCAAACTATGGTTCCTTCAGACTCGTAACGGTAAACGTACCGGCTCTGCTATGGTTAAGATCGCTATGGATCTGCTTCACCAGGGTATGATTGACGAAAAAACAGCATTGGCCCGTATCGAACCTAATAAGTTGGATGAACTGCTTCACCCGGTATTCGATAAGGCTGCTCTGAAAAAAGCGAAAGTACTGGTTAAAGGATTACCCGCTTCTCCGGGTGCTGCTACCGGCCAGATCGTGTTCTTTGCTGAAGATGCTGCCGAATGGCATGCTGCAGGAAAACAGATCGTATTGGTTCGTATCGAAACATCTCCTGAAGATCTTGCCGGTATGGCTGTGGCTGAAGGTATCCTGACTGCCCGTGGTGGTATGACATCACATGCTGCCGTAGTTGCCCGTGGTATGGGTAAATGTTGTGTATCCGGTGCAGGTGGCCTGAATATCGATTATAAGAAAAAGACAATCGAAGTAGGAGGTGTTACACTGAAAGAAGGTGATTTCCTTTCTATCAACGGTTCTACCGGAGAGATATTTGAAGGTAAAATAGAAACGACTGCAGCTGAACTTTCTGATGACTTTGCAGAATTGATGAAACTGGCTGACAAATATACAAAACTACAGGTTCGTACCAATGCGGATACT encodes the following:
- the ppdK gene encoding pyruvate, phosphate dikinase, with protein sequence MEKKRVYTFGNGKAEGKADMRNLLGGKGANLAEMNLIGVPVPPGFTITTDVCSEYYELGQEKVVELLKSDVEKAIANVETLMNSKFGDVENPLLVSVRSGARASMPGMMDTILNLGLNDEVVEGLTRKTGNARFAWDSYRRFVQMYGDVVLGMKPTSKEDIDPFEAIIEEVKEAKGVKLDNELTVDDLKTLVVKFKAAVKKQTGNDFPTCAYEQLWGAVCAVFNSWMNERAILYRQMEGIPAEWGTAVTVQAMVFGNMGETSATGVCFSRDAGNGEDLFNGEYLINAQGEDVVAGIRTPQQITKIGSQRWAERAGIPEAERVAKYPSMEEAMPEIYKELDALQTKLENHYRDMQDMEFTVQEGKLWFLQTRNGKRTGSAMVKIAMDLLHQGMIDEKTALARIEPNKLDELLHPVFDKAALKKAKVLVKGLPASPGAATGQIVFFAEDAAEWHAAGKQIVLVRIETSPEDLAGMAVAEGILTARGGMTSHAAVVARGMGKCCVSGAGGLNIDYKKKTIEVGGVTLKEGDFLSINGSTGEIFEGKIETTAAELSDDFAELMKLADKYTKLQVRTNADTPHDAEIARAFGASGIGLCRTEHMFFEGEKIKAMREMILAEDAEGRKNALKKILPYQQADFKGIFKAMHDLPVTVRLLDPPLHEFVPHDLKGQEEMAAAMGVSVKTIQQRVESLCEHNPMLGHRGCRLGNTYPEITEMQTRAILGAALELKKEGIVAKPEIMVPLTGILYEFKEQEKVIRDAAEKLFAEVGDRIEFKVGTMIEIPRAALTADRIASSAEFFSFGTNDLTQMTFGYSRDDIASFLPIYLEKKILKVDPFQVLDQNGVGQLVRMATEKGRAIRPDLKCGICGEHGGEPSSVKFCHRVGLNYVSCSPFRVPIARIAAAQAAIED
- a CDS encoding [Fe-Fe] hydrogenase large subunit C-terminal domain-containing protein yields the protein MEKTKFYHALKIDNDRCIGCTHCMTKCPTRAVRIRDGKAVIRKDWCVDCGECLKACPTEAISVEQDDFQKIFGYECRVALVPTVFIGQFSKYTTEEEIFSALYELGFTHVYQVEFTADMIHREMLRQMELAEEKPVISSFCPAIVRLIQIRFPALVDNILLVKTPVNATATYYHQVLTEEGYEPEQIGLFYVTPCAAKIAALKGEDGYSSTINGVINMDTLYNKVYHILQNRSKGYKPECVLPPALTKKEMRWSQTGGEAKHFSGRCLAIDEIHNVIDFLERMETTNEIRNVDFLELRACDRSCAGGVLAVANRFLTSERIMKRSMKRDKAPLIYASERFGALAYLKQHITIRPLQPNPKLLYDGSIEEVLKKMEQVRRLMCYLPGIDCGACGNPNCQSLAEDIVRHEAQFSDCVFMQRNMEKHGKLDQEHAFRLIEKTWGKDRLNKDCYKKGAKYEGQ
- a CDS encoding DRTGG domain-containing protein; amino-acid sequence: MKVSDLIKELELTVFCGEENLNTEIKGGYTSDLLSDVMGHMEEGMLWITMQTHQNIVAVGTLKDAAAVLVVNGASPDEETLQKGREEGIPVLGTSLSAFIASGKIYQLLQKT
- a CDS encoding ATP-binding protein; this translates as MNTLTFHITDIASNSVRAGATRILLEIRIDEDSATIRIADNGCGMDAETVSRVTSPFYTTRTTRKFGLGIPFLIQNAEQTGGSVKIVSQPGEGTEVTACFNISHIDCPPWGDLPGTVAMLITGNPGINVRFMYKKGEQEFELSTEELLNVFEDIPLNHPRVILSVKEMIAENLT
- the rlmD gene encoding 23S rRNA (uracil(1939)-C(5))-methyltransferase RlmD codes for the protein MARNKKQLPLLEKVTITDVAAEGKAIARVNDKVVFVPFVAPGDIVDIQLTRKKNSYAEGKAVYFHEYSTERSTPFCEHFGVCGGCKWQHLPYEEQLKYKHKQVIDNLTRIGKIKMEEIFPILGSERTTFYRNKLEYTFSNKKWLTEEEVKSGATFDCMNGVGFHIPGMFDKVLDINKCWLQDDISNRIRLCIKNYSLTHEGYPFYDLRNQEGFLRTLMIRTASTGDLMVVVVFYHEDKERREALLSHVAEQFPEITSLLYVINEKCNDTITDQEICVFRGKDHIIEEMEGLQFKVGAKSFYQTNSEQAYNLYKIAREFAGLTGNEMVYDLYTGTGTIANFVSRQAKKVIGIEYVPEAIEDAKVNSALNKIENTLFYAGDMKDILTADFINQHGRPDVIITDPPRAGMHDDVINTILFAEPERIVYVSCNPATQARDLSLLDVKYAVKKVQPVDMFPHTHHVENVVLLEKKE
- a CDS encoding PHP domain-containing protein, producing MTLYRADLHIHTCLSPCGSLDMSPTVIVETALARGLDIIAITDHNSTLQCCEIQALGAEAGLTVFAGAEVCTREEAHCLALFGTEDSRATFQEYLDRHLPPVPNDPERFGDQVWVNRNDEIMGEAPYLLISALDQNVNQVAAFVKKLGGLFIAAHVERPSFSLISQLGFIDPSLPLDAIEYTDASRFARLQSEQKYLSNYTSYPASDAHYPEQIGTKPCLIQASEPLFDNLKMAYRKSRGHAIYSANPL
- a CDS encoding MltF family protein, with translation MYRKIVSLLYIALLLSSCFGNKQQEQKEDDLVSMDLPQLKAAGEITAVTLYSSTSYFQYKMEPMGYEYDLIKDFARSEGLKLNIKVAENATRLIEMLEAGEADVVAYPILVNNKLKEDYLYCGREEQTSQVLVQRANKGDTILTDVTQLIGKDIYVKPATKYFQRLKNLDEELGGGIHIKDIEKDTITTEDLISMVSQGEIPYTISDDNIARLNKTYFWNINVSLKVSFMQRSSWLVRKTSPKLAEAINAWASDKSGSHVYKAAMKRYFELSKQPLTVDLPPVKNGHISPYDDLFKKHSKNIGWDWQLLASISYQESHFNPSVVSWAGAEGLMGIMPNTARALGVTPHELKDPDIGIRTGVDCLRKFRQGFSEITDPQEKIKFTLASYNAGIGHIYDAQRLAEKYGKNPLVWEDNVAEYIRLKSDPEYYNDPVCKHGYLRGSETFNYVREVIQRFDYYKAKTGHR
- a CDS encoding aminopeptidase P family protein — protein: MFSKETYMARRAKLKQTIGSGLLLFLGNDESGMNYADNTYHFRQDSTFLYFFGLPYAGLSAIIDIDNDKEIIFGDELTIDAIVWMGTQPTLKEKSEAAGITEVRPFKEIETYLKAAQQKSQRVHYLPTYRAEHQIKLFQWLGIVPGTEQPSVPFIMGVVNQRNYKTAEEIVEIEKACTVTADMHLTAMRTVRPGIRESEVAAAVAEVAFANDYQLSFPIIATINGQTLHNHDHSNMIKSGDMLLLDAGAETEMGYAGDMSSTIPADSKFTTRQKDIYDIQVAAHEAAVAALRPGIPFVDVYELSCKVIMEGLKDLGFVKGDPMEAVKAGAHAMFMPCGLGHMMGLDVHDMENLGEVYVGYDGQPKSTEFGRKSLRLGRKLEPGFVLTIEPGVYFIPELMDLWRGQNKFTEFINYEKLVTYKDFSGIRNEEDYLITEDGARLLGKKIPLHTEEVEALR
- a CDS encoding ATP-binding protein, whose product is MQFSFELEGGNFSKAGYASSQIKKVLKQLSIDSRIIKRIVVALYEAEVNVVAHAWRGNVSATLDADKITLVLKDEGPGIPDISQAMQEGFSTASPAVREMGFGAGMGLPNMKKNVDELTIESQVGVGTTVRMITWFATKE